The following coding sequences lie in one Mucilaginibacter sp. KACC 22773 genomic window:
- a CDS encoding FecR family protein, protein MNDQELRDLLHKYGNDTATDDEKSLIESWYLHHQESELPDYTLDERLQDAAAVRENLKSQFRIGRVISLPLRISAAACVLILLSLGGFYLIRNNVTKNELTATTHHDIPPGQNKAVLALANGQKIYITGIKKGIIYRQGALQVTRNKNGVLAYTLNKSLIAPGNADNQGTIRYNTLSTPRGGQSSITLADGTVAYLDAQSSVRFPVDFSKSKERRVEVTGQVYFDVRHNASKPFRVDVKGQTIEDIGTVFNINAYDDEPAIKTTLISGGIKITRGNSMATLRPGQQGITVSDKTNILVKETDTEEVTAWKNGYFLFNNEKLESIMRKISRWYDVDIVYPQDKNTNVEYWGSITRYDNVSKVLKMLEITGDVKFRIEGKKIFIEKK, encoded by the coding sequence CGATACGGCAACTGATGATGAGAAATCGCTGATTGAAAGCTGGTATTTGCATCATCAGGAATCGGAATTGCCCGATTATACACTTGATGAGCGCCTTCAGGATGCTGCAGCCGTTCGTGAAAACCTGAAAAGTCAATTCAGGATAGGCAGGGTGATATCACTTCCGCTTCGGATAAGTGCGGCCGCATGTGTTTTAATATTATTGAGCCTGGGCGGTTTTTATCTTATTAGAAATAATGTTACTAAAAACGAACTTACTGCAACTACACACCACGATATTCCGCCGGGGCAAAATAAGGCCGTATTAGCCCTTGCCAACGGGCAAAAGATTTACATAACCGGTATAAAAAAAGGGATTATTTACCGGCAAGGCGCACTGCAGGTAACCCGTAATAAAAACGGAGTGCTTGCCTACACCCTAAACAAAAGCTTGATTGCTCCCGGGAATGCAGATAACCAGGGCACAATAAGATACAACACCCTTTCTACACCTCGTGGCGGCCAGTCGTCGATAACTTTAGCAGACGGAACAGTGGCATACCTTGATGCCCAGTCATCTGTCAGGTTTCCGGTTGATTTTTCTAAATCTAAAGAAAGGCGGGTTGAAGTAACCGGGCAGGTATACTTTGATGTAAGGCACAATGCTTCAAAACCTTTTAGGGTAGATGTAAAAGGTCAAACCATTGAAGATATCGGTACTGTATTTAACATCAACGCTTACGATGACGAGCCGGCTATAAAAACCACATTGATTAGCGGCGGTATAAAAATAACAAGAGGAAATTCAATGGCTACGTTGCGGCCTGGTCAACAGGGAATAACTGTTTCTGATAAAACCAATATCCTGGTAAAAGAAACAGATACCGAAGAAGTTACCGCCTGGAAAAATGGCTACTTCCTTTTTAATAACGAGAAGCTGGAAAGCATAATGCGGAAGATATCGCGGTGGTATGATGTTGATATTGTTTATCCGCAAGATAAGAATACCAATGTTGAATACTGGGGCAGCATCACCAGGTATGATAACGTATCTAAAGTTTTAAAGATGCTGGAAATAACCGGCGATGTAAAATTCAGGATTGAAGGAAAGAAGATTTTTATAGAAAAAAAATAA